One Piliocolobus tephrosceles isolate RC106 unplaced genomic scaffold, ASM277652v3 unscaffolded_3649, whole genome shotgun sequence genomic window, tgcctgtaatcccagcactttcagaggcagaggcgggtagatcacttgaggccaggagttcgagaccagcctggccaacgtggtgacaccccatctctactaaaaatacaaaaattagttgggtgtggtggcaggtgcctgtaatcccagctgcttgggaggctgaggcaggagaattgcttgaacccggaaggcagaggttgcagtgaactgagattgtgccactgtactccaatctgggcaacagaatgagactgtctaaaaaataataataaaataaaataaaaatccagccTGTGGGATTCAGATATAGCAACAGAAAACGGACTAAGACAACCACTAAACAGAAACTCATCCAAAACAGAGGGATTAATGGAGGGATTAGATCCAGAGACCTAAGCTCTCTGGTATACTACAAGCAGTTCCCTTTAATCGAACACTTAGTTTGTGCCAGGCactcatctcatttaatcctcacaacaacactATAAAGTATCATCACTTCATTCTGCAGTGGAAAAAAATGGGACCCAAGATCAAATAACTGGATCCCGAAGTCCAAGTATGAATGGAAAGAATTTAGAATGGGGCCCTGTGCAACCCAAGCATTCGTTATTACTATTTTTAGGGGGCAGGGTAATAATCTCAATAAATTGACTGATGCTTTGTTGCtccttcccttttcaccaaaccCACTTTCTCCCCTCACTGGTCAAAGATAACCCAGTAGCCTAAGACATAACTCAAATGGGGCACAAATTTTATGGGAAAATGACAGCTTTTGGATTTTCTCAAGGCAACTTCCAGCCTGGCTTGTAACATTGTGGACCCAAGGAGATACCAGTTCCAGATGGGGCACCATCCTGTTCTTACACACAACAGAGAACGGGACTCACCATACAGATGTTGTGTTCTTTTCCCATTGCACCCGCCATGGTTTGGAGGCATAGATAGCCTCTCCGTTGATGCTCAGCCATTTCCCAAGAGCAAGAAGTCTTTCTTGGAAGATGGGAACAATCAATCCATCTTTGGTTGGTCCAATGTTCAGAAGATAGTTGCCTCCCAAACTGACTGTCTGAACCAGTTCCTGGAGAGAACAGACACAATGAAACTCAGCCAGGAATGCCAAGTCTGGCATCATGCTTAAAATAGACagtaggagaagagaaagaatctAGGGCACACTGTTTGGTAAATATCctctgttgttttaaattttttttttttgtttttgagccggagtttcactcttgtcgcccaggctggagtgcaatggcgtgatctcggctcactgcaacctccacctccctagttcaagcaattctcctgcctcagcctactgagtagctggaattacagg contains:
- the LOC113220559 gene encoding tissue alpha-L-fucosidase-like; translation: MMPDLAFLAEFHCVCSLQELVQTVSLGGNYLLNIGPTKDGLIVPIFQERLLALGKWLSINGEAIYASKPWRVQWEKNTTSVWYTSKGSAVYAIFLHWPENGVLNLESPITTSTTKILMLGIQGDLKWSTDPDKGLLISLPQLPPSAVPAEFAWTIKLTGVK